The genome window AATTATACAAGAATTTTGTATGGGAGTCAAGCTTGGAAAAAATAGAATACACAGGAACTGTTTGGGCGATAAACCACAACAACCCTGAACCATTAGTAGAGCATTGCATAAAGAAGCTTCAAGAGTACGGTATCAAAAAAGAAGACATACAGCTTACTGATGCCCCGGAGAACGTAAAGGTCGGCGCCATAGTAGTCGAGATTTGGCCATATCATCTTGACATTGCAAGAGTCAGAACCATAAGAAACGAGTCATTTATCAGCGGTTCTGTGATGCAGATTGAGCTAAAGGCTGACGAAGAAGGGACATACATAGACTAGGTGTCGTAGTTTAAAAATAAAGAATGATAATCAGAGAATCTGATTAACTGGCTGTCACTGTGCCTTTCATCCATGGATGAACGATGCACAGATAGTTGTATGTTCCTGCAGTATCGAATTTGTGCTTGAATGAGCCTTTTGCCATCACCATGCCAGAGTCAAATGCGCCGTTAGAGTCGGTTGCAGTATGAGCTGCAGTGTCAGCATTTTTCCAAGTTACTGTTCCTCCCACTTTGACTTGAACATTATTTGGCACAAAGCATTTGTCGCCACACTCAGTGTTTGTCGCTGTGCCTTTTTCCATTTCGACAGTAACTGCGTCTGAAGATGCCTTGCCAGTTGCCTTACCTGTTCCAGAATCCTTTTTGGCGTCAGCTGCCTTTTTGTCAGCTAGTTTCTTGGCGTCAGCTGCCTTTTTGTCAGCTAGTTTCTTGGCGTCAGCTGCCTTTTTGTCAGCTAGTTTCTTGGCGTCAGCTGCCTTTTTGTCAGCTAGTTTCTTGGCGTCAGCTGCCTTTTTGTCAGCTAGTTTCTTGGCGTCAGCTGCCTTGTCACTCGTTCCATAATCTGCAGCATATGCAGACTGCATTGCAG of Candidatus Nitrosotenuis sp. DW1 contains these proteins:
- a CDS encoding cupredoxin domain-containing protein is translated as MNTKLLASIAIFALLAGVISTSAMQSAYAADYGTSDKAADAKKLADKKAADAKKLADKKAADAKKLADKKAADAKKLADKKAADAKKLADKKAADAKKDSGTGKATGKASSDAVTVEMEKGTATNTECGDKCFVPNNVQVKVGGTVTWKNADTAAHTATDSNGAFDSGMVMAKGSFKHKFDTAGTYNYLCIVHPWMKGTVTAS